ACACCACGCAGCATGCGCTCGCGTGCGTCGGTCTGAAATTTGACTTCCTTCGCAGCCATTTCTTCACTCCTCAAAAGGCAGCTTGTTGACTGTATCTTCGCATTTTCAGGCGGCTATCTTCTCGGCGGCCTGGGCCTCGATGATTCCCATGACATCGCTTTCCTTCATGATCAGCAGATCTTCGCCATCTATCTTGATCTCGGTGCCGGACCACTTGCCGAACAGGATGCGATCGCCCACCTTGACGTCGAGCGGCTGGATCTGACCCTGTTCGCTGCGCGCGCCAGGACCTACAGCGATGACTTCGCCTTCCTGGGGCTTTTCCTTGGCAGTGTCGGGGATAATGATGCCGCCTTTGGTCTTCTCTTCGGACTCGACGCGGCGGACGAGAATACGATCATGAAGCGGTCGAAACGCCATGTTTTCCTCCATGGACAAACATTGATGATCTTGTTCCCCATCCCGGACCGGATGACCAATCCGGACGGGTGCGAAGCCTCGTTCGAGCACTTCGCGCGGGTTGATCTGGTTGGGCAAAAAATGGATTTCAAGAGGTCCCCGCAAAAAAATCAGCAGCGCTTCGACGCGGCTGCTAACAGACTGGAAAGGAACCTGAATTTTCGTTGTGACGTTAAGGTCATGCCGGGGCCTCGCAGGATCAGCGGGGAGCCGGCGAATGATATGTAACGGAGATGAAGTATGCGATTTTCATCGGATCTCGAGCGCCAGCTCAACGGTTACGGTCTCACGACCGCGCATATCCTCTACCGCATTCCCGACTTCGAATCCGTCCTGCAGACCTATGTCTGGCAGGATTACGACGTCGCACCGGAATTTCCCCAGATGCGAAAGTTCCTCGATTTCTGGCAGACCAATCTGGACGGGCCGCTCCACTCCGTGCGGTTCACCCACAAACGGTTGATCGGGCCGAACGAGTGGCGGCAGGTGGATGGCGAATTCAACATTCACTGATTTCCGGCGTTGAAAGGGCACTTGCGTCTCCCGCGCCAAGGCCTATTGAGATTTGGAACAGCCGCCGCGGCTTGTTTGGTTTCCTCATTCCTGTGCTTGTCACAGGAATCCAGCCAGACCAAAGTCCTTGGGCTGAAAGAACGCTTCCCGCGCCGCGGACGCGGCGCTGCTCTCATCCCTGTGACGAGCACAGATGAGGCAAGGGAGAGATTCCAGTCCCCGCCTCAAGGTGCGAACACGCCGGTGGATCTGCCTGGCGTCAGATATCCTTGAGAAGGCGGAGGGCGTCGTAGATCGCGGCGTGGGTGTTGCGCGCCGCGACCGCATCGCCGATCCGGAAGAGCTGGAACTTGCCCTCCGCGTTGCGGACGACCGATTGCGGTTCCCCGGCGATCAGCTGGTCGTGCGCGATCTCGCCCAGATTGCTGGAAGAGGGCTTCAGCTCGAAGTACAGATCGTCGAGCGGGATGGTTCCGTGATTGACGACCACCTGGTCGAAGGTCCGCTGTTTGGAGATACCCCCGTAGTCGCTGCCGACATGGGCGACCAGTTGATTGCCGCTCTTTTCGACCGCTTCCAGACGGTAGGTGACGGTAAAGGTCACATCGAGCTTCTGCAGGGAACGCATGTAAGGCACGAGGTTCATCGCCATGACCTCCGGCGCGAAGGAGCGGTCGGGCGTCATGATCTCCACTCCTGCGCCGGCATTGGCGAGAAATTCGGCGGCCTGCAGAGCGGCGTGGTCGCCGGCGTCATCGAAAATCAGGACGTTGGTGCCCGGCTTCACATCGCCGGAAATAATGTCCCACGCCGACACGACCAGCTCGTTGCCCCTCGACAGCACCTCCGTATGCGGAAGCCCGCCGGTGGCGATGATGACGACGTCAGGATTTTCCGCCTGAATAGCCTCCGCTTCCGCCCATGTATTGAAATGGAAGGTGACGCCCAGCTTTTCGCACTGGCTCATGCGCCAGTCGATGATGCTGATCATTTCCCGCCGGCGCGGGCTTTGCGCAGTCAGGCGGACCTGGCCGCCGGGATCTTTTGC
The genomic region above belongs to Sinorhizobium meliloti and contains:
- the groES gene encoding co-chaperone GroES, giving the protein MAFRPLHDRILVRRVESEEKTKGGIIIPDTAKEKPQEGEVIAVGPGARSEQGQIQPLDVKVGDRILFGKWSGTEIKIDGEDLLIMKESDVMGIIEAQAAEKIAA
- a CDS encoding usg protein, whose amino-acid sequence is MRFSSDLERQLNGYGLTTAHILYRIPDFESVLQTYVWQDYDVAPEFPQMRKFLDFWQTNLDGPLHSVRFTHKRLIGPNEWRQVDGEFNIH